One window from the genome of Nitrosopumilus sp. encodes:
- a CDS encoding threonine--tRNA ligase, whose protein sequence is MRILQLHCDHIEYTPTKKEIKSAEDIENPQTQRLEELVVVFVAIEDGDDKSVAQNAISQIKSSMEKIGCKKLLLYPYAHLSSNLAKPSIAIELLKEMEDGASELEVSHSPFGWTKSYKIQVKGHPLAESSKVVTKNSEISNSDEEITSEALKGESKIRSFWKILSPDGTMTNIGDFDFSKHKKLEVLAKYESAKIRKVDQPPPHVGLMKKMGISDYEPASDSGNMRFYPNGRLIKSLIERYVTDRVKEYGGYEVETPIMYDSEHPSMVSYFNRFPARQYNIDSEGKKLFLRFAACFGQFLMANQYQLSYKNLPYKLYELTRYSFRREQSGELVGLRRLRAFTMPDCHAFCKDMEQAVDEIKIRFDLSQSVLRELGIDETDYDMAIRFTEDFYNENKSAIEELVKKHGRPVLVEMWKEKFFYFVLKWEFNFVDGLGKASALSTDQIDVENGKRYGIDFVDENNTKQNPIILHNSPSGAIERIIYALLEKAAKDSYEGRKPQFPLWLAPTQVRIIPLKEEFYEFAETLSDKISANNIRVDVDDRNESIGKRIREAEKEWIRYILVIGEKEAHSQNLSIRDRETGDVRELSFDNFIEEFNNQTKGKPFSGLNLPKYLSKRPNLMV, encoded by the coding sequence ATGCGTATATTACAACTGCATTGTGATCATATTGAATATACTCCTACAAAAAAAGAGATAAAATCCGCCGAAGATATTGAAAACCCTCAAACTCAAAGATTAGAAGAACTTGTAGTTGTTTTTGTTGCAATAGAAGATGGTGATGATAAATCTGTTGCACAAAATGCCATATCTCAAATAAAATCCTCTATGGAAAAAATTGGCTGCAAAAAATTATTACTTTATCCATATGCTCATCTAAGCTCTAATCTTGCAAAACCTTCAATTGCAATTGAATTGTTAAAAGAAATGGAAGATGGTGCATCTGAACTTGAAGTATCTCATTCTCCTTTTGGTTGGACAAAATCCTACAAAATACAAGTAAAAGGACATCCGCTTGCAGAAAGTTCCAAAGTTGTTACAAAAAACTCTGAAATTTCTAATTCTGATGAGGAAATTACATCTGAAGCTCTTAAAGGTGAATCAAAAATTCGTTCATTTTGGAAAATTCTTTCTCCTGATGGAACTATGACAAACATTGGCGATTTTGATTTTTCCAAACACAAGAAATTAGAAGTTTTGGCAAAATATGAATCTGCAAAAATTCGTAAAGTTGATCAACCTCCGCCTCATGTTGGATTAATGAAAAAAATGGGAATTTCTGATTATGAACCTGCATCTGATTCTGGGAATATGAGATTTTATCCCAATGGACGATTAATCAAATCTTTGATTGAACGTTATGTGACTGATAGGGTTAAGGAGTATGGTGGATATGAAGTTGAAACTCCGATAATGTATGATTCAGAACATCCTAGTATGGTAAGTTACTTCAATCGATTTCCTGCTCGACAATACAATATTGATTCAGAGGGAAAAAAACTCTTTTTGAGGTTTGCTGCTTGTTTTGGACAATTTTTGATGGCAAATCAATATCAATTATCTTACAAAAATTTACCTTACAAACTCTATGAACTTACACGATATAGCTTTAGACGTGAGCAATCTGGAGAATTAGTTGGATTAAGACGATTAAGAGCATTTACCATGCCTGATTGTCATGCCTTTTGTAAGGACATGGAACAAGCAGTAGACGAGATAAAGATTCGTTTTGATCTTTCACAAAGTGTTCTTCGTGAACTTGGTATTGACGAAACTGACTATGATATGGCAATTAGATTTACTGAAGATTTTTACAATGAGAATAAATCTGCCATTGAAGAATTGGTAAAAAAACATGGGAGGCCTGTTTTAGTGGAAATGTGGAAAGAAAAATTCTTTTATTTTGTTTTAAAATGGGAATTTAATTTTGTTGATGGTCTTGGAAAAGCATCAGCATTATCCACAGATCAGATTGATGTTGAAAATGGAAAACGATATGGGATTGACTTTGTTGACGAAAATAATACAAAACAAAATCCTATCATATTACACAATTCTCCTAGTGGTGCAATTGAAAGAATTATCTATGCTTTACTTGAAAAGGCAGCAAAAGATTCCTATGAAGGACGTAAACCCCAATTCCCATTATGGCTGGCCCCTACCCAAGTTAGAATAATTCCTCTTAAAGAAGAATTTTATGAATTTGCTGAAACATTAAGTGATAAAATTTCTGCAAACAATATACGCGTAGATGTTGATGATAGAAATGAAAGTATTGGGAAAAGAATTCGAGAAGCTGAAAAAGAATGGATAAGATACATTCTGGTTATCGGTGAGAAAGAAGCCCATTCTCAAAATCTAAGCATTCGTGACAGAGAAACTGGAGATGTTAGAGAATTATCATTTGATAACTTTATTGAAGAATTTAATAATCAAACTAAAGGAAAACCTTTCAGCGGTTTGAATCTTCCAAAATATCTCTCCAAGAGACCAAACTTGATGGTGTAG
- a CDS encoding cyclophilin-like fold protein codes for MEIRGKAKISCDLKRHLSPRTVGIIMRSLPLEGHAHLLGKSILYFETNVDSGIERSKTEFKKGDVAFLPSTGSVCFFLNDAVFAKAMTPIGKLNGNVDLLKDVKSGDVLCIYEDTA; via the coding sequence TTGGAAATTCGAGGTAAGGCAAAAATTTCATGTGATTTAAAACGACATTTGTCCCCCAGAACTGTTGGAATCATAATGAGATCTTTACCTTTGGAGGGACATGCTCATTTGCTAGGCAAGAGTATTTTGTATTTTGAAACCAATGTGGATAGTGGGATTGAAAGATCTAAAACCGAATTCAAAAAAGGAGATGTGGCATTTCTACCTTCTACTGGCAGCGTTTGTTTTTTTCTAAATGATGCTGTATTTGCAAAAGCTATGACTCCTATTGGAAAATTGAATGGAAATGTGGATTTACTAAAGGATGTTAAATCTGGTGATGTATTGTGTATCTATGAAGACACTGCTTGA
- a CDS encoding MarR family transcriptional regulator, translated as MGGAKKPTAANKDKSAGVKDTKKKKDKGEGGPKKAEITVKVDETQALKIIQNSKVVTVQDLARQTGVKISAANAFLRESANKGIVKRVGGYSGHHLYQAVSS; from the coding sequence ATGGGTGGAGCAAAAAAACCAACTGCTGCAAACAAAGACAAATCAGCAGGAGTCAAAGATACAAAGAAAAAGAAAGACAAAGGAGAAGGCGGACCAAAGAAAGCCGAGATCACTGTTAAAGTAGATGAAACCCAAGCTTTGAAAATAATTCAAAATTCCAAAGTTGTTACCGTTCAAGATCTTGCAAGACAAACAGGAGTCAAAATATCTGCTGCAAATGCATTTCTAAGAGAATCAGCAAACAAGGGAATTGTAAAAAGAGTTGGCGGATATTCAGGCCATCATTTGTATCAAGCAGTGTCTTCATAG
- a CDS encoding YHS domain-containing protein has translation MPVDPVCGIELDEDLALLHEYSGKNFYFCCNGCRRIFIKKPRKYKNNV, from the coding sequence GTGCCAGTAGATCCTGTATGTGGAATTGAACTTGATGAAGATTTAGCATTGCTTCATGAATATAGCGGAAAAAATTTTTATTTTTGCTGTAATGGCTGCAGAAGAATTTTTATCAAAAAACCTAGAAAATACAAAAATAATGTTTAG
- a CDS encoding asparagine synthase-related protein — translation MEEIYEKLYSDIDESCKECKSNLISLSGGLDSSIIAYLLKERKPKAISVIAEDFVSTDLTYCQMISKELQLPLTIYNVKTEEILEAIEQTIKILKNFNDIEIRNNLVMYLAIKWAKDKGEKSIITGDGADELFAGYSFLKSKSEEELEKEIKRICSVMHFPTQKIGKALGITVESPFLNEKVKRNAESIPVNLKIKEENGKRHGKWILRKIFEKKIPYQIAWREKSPMQDGSGTAGLTNLFDSIIGEEKFVEKKLTVEKNDGVVIRSRESMHYYEIYKKLFGSPVESKSEESCPYCKHHVGKSKFCRMCGAFPI, via the coding sequence GTGGAAGAAATTTATGAAAAACTTTACAGTGATATAGATGAATCATGTAAAGAATGTAAATCAAATCTAATATCATTGTCAGGAGGACTGGACAGTTCCATTATTGCATATTTATTAAAAGAACGAAAACCTAAAGCAATATCTGTAATAGCAGAAGATTTTGTATCTACGGATTTGACATATTGCCAAATGATTTCAAAAGAATTACAATTACCTCTAACAATATACAATGTCAAAACAGAAGAAATTCTTGAAGCAATAGAACAAACAATAAAAATTTTAAAAAATTTTAACGATATTGAGATTCGAAATAACTTAGTCATGTATCTTGCAATAAAATGGGCAAAAGACAAAGGGGAAAAATCAATCATTACAGGAGACGGTGCAGATGAATTGTTTGCCGGATATAGCTTTCTCAAAAGCAAATCAGAAGAGGAATTAGAAAAAGAAATTAAACGAATTTGCTCAGTCATGCATTTTCCCACACAGAAAATAGGTAAAGCATTAGGGATTACTGTAGAATCCCCATTTCTTAATGAAAAAGTGAAAAGAAATGCAGAAAGTATTCCAGTCAATCTAAAAATAAAAGAAGAGAATGGGAAACGCCATGGAAAATGGATTTTACGGAAAATTTTTGAGAAAAAAATTCCGTACCAAATAGCATGGAGAGAAAAATCACCAATGCAAGACGGATCAGGAACCGCAGGGCTTACCAACCTATTTGATTCAATCATAGGTGAAGAGAAATTTGTTGAAAAGAAATTAACAGTTGAAAAAAATGATGGGGTGGTGATAAGAAGTAGAGAATCAATGCATTATTATGAAATTTATAAAAAACTATTTGGATCTCCTGTAGAATCTAAATCTGAAGAATCATGTCCATATTGTAAACATCATGTGGGAAAATCAAAATTTTGTAGAATGTGTGGAGCATTCCCAATCTAA
- a CDS encoding DNA-directed RNA polymerase subunit K, producing MSDAQEPELIEAPQPEEVESEVEENAGLNKALDTYRKLIDRKDLVEPLTEKEQENLEKRIKEIEEREVVEKIEEHEPVEIPCEKNKITIGPPTLTRFEKARIMGARALQLSLGAPPFIPIPKTARISLDISMEELEERVIPITIRRVLPNGDYQNIPIDYFEK from the coding sequence TTGTCTGATGCCCAAGAACCTGAATTAATTGAAGCTCCACAACCAGAAGAAGTAGAGTCAGAAGTTGAAGAGAATGCAGGATTAAACAAAGCATTAGATACATATCGAAAATTAATTGACAGAAAAGATCTTGTTGAACCATTAACTGAAAAAGAACAAGAAAACCTTGAAAAAAGAATTAAGGAAATCGAAGAAAGAGAAGTTGTTGAAAAAATTGAAGAGCATGAACCTGTAGAAATACCATGTGAAAAAAATAAAATTACGATTGGACCACCTACATTAACAAGATTTGAAAAAGCAAGAATTATGGGTGCAAGAGCTTTACAATTATCATTAGGAGCACCACCATTCATACCAATTCCTAAAACAGCAAGAATATCATTAGATATTTCCATGGAAGAATTAGAAGAAAGAGTAATTCCAATTACGATTAGAAGAGTATTGCCAAATGGAGATTACCAAAACATCCCAATTGATTATTTTGAAAAATGA
- a CDS encoding DUF6659 family protein produces the protein MSAKIYDYSKICDLILTIDPKIRFAGVINERGRLVAGGMKENVEPLESEKDDEMIFMELALRVKMRKEFDKQLGPVNFAMASRERALAISVIINDDILYVVAEPDSDYGSLPKKIIAIINS, from the coding sequence TTGTCTGCAAAAATTTATGACTATTCCAAAATTTGTGATTTGATTCTGACCATTGATCCTAAAATCCGGTTTGCTGGAGTGATTAACGAACGTGGTCGTTTAGTTGCTGGTGGAATGAAAGAAAATGTAGAACCTTTGGAAAGTGAAAAAGATGATGAAATGATTTTCATGGAATTAGCTTTGCGTGTAAAAATGAGAAAAGAATTCGATAAACAGCTTGGACCGGTTAATTTTGCAATGGCCTCTCGAGAACGAGCACTTGCTATTAGCGTAATCATAAATGATGATATTTTGTATGTTGTAGCTGAACCTGATTCTGACTATGGCTCTCTGCCTAAAAAAATTATTGCCATCATAAATTCTTGA
- a CDS encoding CDP-alcohol phosphatidyltransferase family protein, whose translation MLNNLRDSLRPTLEKIGKGFASTGLSANFWTFVGLGFALASAIVYGMGVEFGLIIGGILLLVSGFFDMVDGQVARITGKTSKKGEYLDSMFDKISEVAIFLGILIGGYAQPYLVLLAITLSLLVSYARAKSDIINIKLQGIGIGERAERLLVIAIIGIIGFMEYAVLIVVIIAGITLIQRMVFTGKNIKD comes from the coding sequence GTGTTAAATAATCTGAGAGACTCTCTTCGTCCCACATTGGAAAAAATTGGAAAAGGATTTGCATCTACTGGTTTGTCAGCAAATTTTTGGACTTTTGTAGGATTGGGATTTGCACTTGCATCTGCAATAGTCTATGGAATGGGGGTTGAATTTGGATTGATTATTGGAGGTATTTTGTTACTGGTTTCTGGTTTTTTTGATATGGTAGATGGACAAGTTGCAAGAATCACAGGAAAGACCTCCAAGAAAGGAGAATATCTTGACTCTATGTTTGATAAAATTTCTGAAGTTGCTATCTTTTTGGGAATTTTGATTGGTGGATATGCTCAACCTTATCTTGTATTACTTGCAATCACTTTGTCTTTGTTAGTAAGTTATGCTAGAGCAAAATCTGATATCATCAACATAAAGCTTCAAGGTATAGGAATTGGTGAAAGAGCCGAAAGACTTTTGGTAATTGCAATAATTGGAATAATTGGTTTTATGGAATATGCTGTCCTTATTGTGGTTATAATTGCCGGAATAACTTTAATTCAAAGAATGGTTTTCACTGGAAAAAATATTAAAGATTAA
- a CDS encoding helix-turn-helix domain-containing protein, whose product MLLPAEIESKTLIPALRAILAKKLAEDHNIREDEISKMLGVTQAAISNYIRGTRGDPSLIAKLLAEKQVATMIDELSDNLSSDLAYTPSSLSKFIGLCNYIKSSLLICEIHHNLESDIDEQVCKECENMLLKGPGSVY is encoded by the coding sequence ATGCTACTTCCTGCTGAGATAGAATCTAAAACTTTAATCCCAGCTTTACGTGCTATTCTTGCTAAAAAACTTGCAGAAGATCATAATATACGGGAAGATGAGATTTCAAAAATGCTTGGAGTAACTCAAGCTGCCATTAGCAATTATATCCGTGGAACAAGGGGTGATCCTTCTTTAATTGCTAAACTTTTAGCAGAAAAACAAGTTGCAACAATGATTGATGAGCTAAGTGATAATCTTTCTTCTGATTTGGCATATACTCCATCAAGTCTGTCAAAATTTATTGGATTATGTAATTACATTAAATCCAGTTTGCTTATTTGTGAAATTCATCATAATTTAGAATCTGATATTGATGAGCAAGTGTGTAAAGAATGTGAAAATATGTTGCTAAAAGGACCTGGCAGCGTTTACTAA
- a CDS encoding DNA-binding protein, which translates to MLMEETTELRGQEQTQKSEETTLQIGNYPVMQSALDVLEALGKKNKIILKSKGNSIPNAVAVANIITEKMLKDKSKVEKIILDTVAAAGIGNMTSTIEIILTKN; encoded by the coding sequence ATGCTCATGGAAGAGACAACTGAACTGCGTGGTCAAGAGCAGACCCAAAAGTCTGAAGAAACCACATTACAAATTGGAAATTATCCTGTAATGCAGTCAGCTCTAGATGTTTTAGAAGCATTAGGCAAAAAAAATAAAATAATTTTAAAATCAAAAGGTAATTCAATACCAAACGCAGTGGCAGTAGCAAACATCATTACTGAAAAAATGTTAAAAGATAAGTCCAAAGTTGAAAAAATTATTTTGGACACAGTTGCAGCTGCAGGAATAGGAAATATGACATCAACAATCGAGATTATATTAACAAAGAATTAG
- the speY gene encoding deoxyhypusine synthase, with product MDPHKFHGKDIPHIKLDPKMTIEDLVEVFASSGYNGRQLGDAAKLYAQMIQENATICLTVSGAMTPVGFGGIIKTLIERGFVDWIVTTGANVYHEDHFAWGLPVKQGSFDVDDMKLYENEIVRIRDVYIKFHETLEAQDELVQKMYGEDFPDKPFTTAEFCNLMGKLSKEKSKHPEKSFITTAYDYDVPVYISTMKDSSLALNLAVHRLQDKEYNLDFVREIIEQAAILYDSKKSGILELGGGVPKNTAQQTGPLLDQILKRDDGGQDYIIQITDARPDTGGLSGATLQEGKSWGKVQDAHNGMVTVYADATIAFPILALYVLSNQKSRKPKRLYKQLDKLYKKLSDDYFKHPDNKLKKSKKKN from the coding sequence ATGGATCCTCACAAGTTTCACGGTAAAGATATCCCACACATAAAATTAGATCCAAAAATGACCATCGAGGATTTAGTAGAAGTTTTTGCAAGTTCAGGATACAATGGAAGACAGTTAGGAGATGCAGCAAAACTCTATGCACAAATGATTCAAGAAAATGCAACAATTTGCCTGACAGTTTCTGGAGCTATGACCCCCGTAGGATTTGGAGGAATAATCAAAACACTGATTGAAAGAGGTTTTGTGGATTGGATTGTAACAACCGGAGCTAATGTATATCATGAGGATCATTTTGCATGGGGACTACCAGTAAAACAAGGAAGTTTTGATGTTGATGATATGAAGCTATATGAAAATGAAATTGTCAGAATTAGAGATGTCTACATAAAATTTCATGAAACATTGGAAGCGCAAGATGAATTAGTCCAAAAGATGTACGGAGAAGACTTTCCAGATAAGCCGTTCACCACGGCAGAATTTTGTAATTTGATGGGCAAACTCAGTAAGGAAAAATCAAAACATCCTGAAAAAAGTTTCATCACTACAGCTTATGATTACGATGTCCCAGTGTACATTTCAACAATGAAAGATTCATCATTAGCATTGAATCTAGCAGTTCATAGATTACAAGATAAAGAATACAATTTAGATTTTGTAAGAGAGATAATTGAGCAAGCTGCAATTTTGTATGATTCAAAAAAATCAGGAATTTTAGAATTAGGTGGAGGAGTGCCAAAAAACACAGCTCAACAAACCGGACCTCTTTTAGATCAAATTCTAAAAAGAGATGACGGAGGACAAGATTACATCATCCAGATAACAGATGCCAGACCAGATACAGGAGGATTATCAGGAGCTACTTTACAAGAGGGGAAAAGTTGGGGAAAAGTTCAAGATGCACATAATGGCATGGTGACAGTATATGCAGATGCGACTATTGCATTTCCAATACTTGCACTATACGTGCTAAGTAATCAAAAATCCAGAAAACCAAAAAGATTGTACAAGCAACTTGATAAACTATACAAAAAATTAAGTGATGATTATTTTAAACATCCAGATAATAAATTAAAAAAATCAAAAAAGAAAAACTAA
- a CDS encoding aldo/keto reductase, whose protein sequence is MISGSASSDGTQKFAKNSDTNQDNFKLFEELTLSNVGIGTYLGDPDAHTDELVTNAVKQSILSGINVIDTAINYRSQKAERSVGKAIYELTQEGKISRDQIFLCSKNGYVTNDADVKLGFWEYVKEEYSQKGVINEGDVSSGYHCMTVPYLSDQLDRSLQNLNVECIDLMYLHNAVEGQIKDTSKEKFLENLKSVFKLYEQKRKDGKIKFYGMATWECFRVSPDNPQYLSLEETVNMAKEVGDENHGFRFIQLPYNMNFDQALLAKNQVLGEKHVSILESAVQLGVGVFTSVPFMQGRLLSPGVMPEFNELKPSLRALQFIRSTPGVLAPLVGQKSIEHVSENLEIMKIPPMTEDEFLLLVKKLTS, encoded by the coding sequence GTGATTTCAGGCAGTGCAAGTTCCGATGGAACTCAAAAATTTGCTAAAAATTCAGACACTAATCAAGACAATTTCAAGTTATTTGAAGAGTTAACTCTATCAAATGTTGGTATTGGAACATATCTTGGTGATCCTGATGCTCATACAGATGAATTGGTCACTAATGCAGTTAAACAGTCTATTCTATCTGGAATTAATGTAATCGATACTGCAATAAACTACCGATCCCAAAAAGCTGAACGCTCAGTAGGTAAAGCTATCTATGAATTAACACAAGAAGGAAAGATCTCTCGTGATCAGATATTTTTGTGCTCCAAAAATGGCTATGTTACAAATGATGCTGATGTAAAACTTGGTTTTTGGGAATATGTAAAAGAAGAATATTCCCAAAAAGGTGTAATTAACGAGGGCGATGTTTCATCTGGGTATCATTGTATGACCGTCCCATATCTCTCTGATCAATTAGACCGGAGTTTACAAAATTTGAATGTTGAATGCATCGATTTGATGTATCTTCATAATGCTGTTGAAGGCCAAATTAAAGATACATCTAAAGAAAAATTTTTAGAAAATTTAAAATCTGTTTTTAAATTATATGAGCAAAAACGCAAAGATGGAAAAATAAAATTTTATGGCATGGCTACTTGGGAATGCTTTAGAGTCTCTCCTGATAACCCTCAGTATCTCTCATTGGAAGAAACAGTTAACATGGCAAAAGAAGTTGGAGATGAAAATCATGGCTTTAGATTTATCCAATTACCTTACAACATGAATTTTGATCAAGCTTTACTTGCAAAAAATCAAGTATTGGGAGAAAAACATGTGTCTATTTTGGAATCTGCAGTACAATTGGGAGTTGGTGTATTTACTAGTGTTCCTTTCATGCAGGGACGATTGCTGTCTCCCGGTGTAATGCCTGAGTTTAATGAACTAAAACCATCATTGCGTGCTTTGCAATTCATTCGTTCAACTCCTGGAGTTTTAGCTCCTTTAGTTGGTCAAAAATCTATAGAACATGTTTCAGAGAATCTTGAAATAATGAAAATTCCTCCTATGACTGAAGATGAATTTCTTTTATTGGTCAAAAAATTAACATCTTAG
- a CDS encoding 30S ribosomal protein S26e has protein sequence MPLKRASRGRTKGGKGSSGVVQCTNCGQTVPKDKAKKVTSKLNLVEHTLAKELRAQGAYIASPTVLKHYCISCAIHFKILKIRSADNRRKRGKLR, from the coding sequence ATGCCACTTAAACGTGCAAGTCGAGGTCGTACAAAAGGAGGAAAAGGATCCTCAGGAGTTGTTCAATGTACAAACTGTGGTCAGACAGTCCCAAAAGACAAAGCAAAAAAAGTTACATCAAAATTAAATTTGGTGGAACATACTTTGGCAAAAGAACTTCGGGCACAAGGAGCATATATTGCATCACCAACAGTATTGAAACATTACTGTATATCATGTGCAATACACTTTAAGATTCTTAAAATTAGATCTGCCGATAATAGAAGAAAACGAGGAAAGCTTCGTTAA
- a CDS encoding pentapeptide repeat-containing protein, protein MNPSDVFRKRNLTKVNFEYEELIGKDFSDSNMNGVNLKNRDIHNADLSCTDLTDADLSGSILFYVKLRGADMRGADLSNAKIWDAELYGADLRSTDMRGADLFYADMRNTDLNKANLSGVNLRHANFDGAILIDVDFSDAKYDSSTINTMSEKGKIILKKQGQPW, encoded by the coding sequence ATGAATCCATCAGATGTTTTTCGAAAGAGAAATCTTACAAAAGTAAATTTCGAGTATGAAGAATTGATTGGAAAAGATTTTTCTGATTCAAATATGAATGGAGTAAATCTCAAAAATAGAGACATCCATAATGCTGATTTAAGCTGTACTGATCTTACTGATGCTGATTTAAGTGGGTCAATATTGTTTTATGTAAAATTACGAGGGGCAGACATGCGAGGAGCAGATTTGTCAAATGCAAAGATATGGGATGCTGAATTGTATGGAGCAGATTTAAGAAGTACAGACATGCGAGGAGCAGATTTGTTTTATGCAGATATGCGAAATACAGATTTGAATAAAGCAAATCTCAGCGGAGTAAATCTTAGACATGCAAACTTTGATGGAGCAATTTTAATTGATGTAGATTTTTCTGATGCAAAATATGATTCAAGTACAATAAATACAATGTCAGAAAAAGGAAAAATCATATTAAAAAAACAAGGACAACCTTGGTAA
- the speB gene encoding agmatinase, translating into MSFLDLYMNNNPLITSSEDDSDPVATIFGIPFDATHSYKSGCRFGPDAIRDSFNNIEIFHPELGVDLETVNIEDLGNTRHTVVASEMIDMVKKITTELVSKQRQLFILGGEHSITYGTYTSFPKETGYVVFDAHYDLRDEFADIKLSHASYLRRIVEERGPENILHVGARAFVKEELEFLTENKIKTITDKQIREGKGPELLKDHISSFDSIYSSFDLDVLDPAFAPGVGNPEAVGITSRELFDMIHTFDNSKITGVDIVELNPYHDNGSTASLAAKIISTLIAINLSQNS; encoded by the coding sequence ATGAGTTTTCTGGATTTATACATGAACAATAATCCTCTCATCACCTCTTCTGAGGATGACTCTGATCCTGTAGCCACCATATTTGGAATTCCTTTTGATGCCACACATTCTTACAAATCTGGGTGTAGATTTGGTCCTGACGCAATTCGTGATTCTTTTAATAATATTGAGATTTTTCATCCTGAATTAGGTGTTGATTTAGAAACTGTGAATATTGAAGATTTAGGAAATACCAGACATACAGTTGTTGCATCTGAAATGATTGACATGGTTAAAAAAATTACAACTGAGCTTGTGTCTAAACAAAGACAATTATTCATTTTGGGTGGAGAGCATTCTATTACCTATGGGACATACACCAGTTTTCCAAAAGAGACAGGATATGTTGTCTTTGATGCACATTATGATTTACGTGACGAATTTGCAGACATAAAGTTAAGCCATGCATCATATTTGAGAAGGATTGTAGAGGAGAGAGGCCCTGAAAATATTTTACATGTTGGTGCTAGAGCTTTTGTAAAAGAAGAGTTAGAATTTCTTACTGAAAATAAAATTAAAACCATTACTGATAAACAAATTAGAGAAGGCAAGGGTCCAGAACTTTTAAAAGATCATATCTCAAGTTTTGATTCTATTTATTCTAGTTTTGATCTTGATGTTTTAGATCCTGCATTTGCTCCTGGAGTTGGCAATCCCGAAGCTGTGGGAATTACATCTAGAGAATTATTTGACATGATTCATACTTTTGATAATTCTAAAATCACCGGTGTGGATATAGTTGAATTAAACCCTTATCATGATAATGGTTCTACTGCATCTTTAGCTGCTAAAATTATTTCAACCCTCATAGCAATCAATCTTTCTCAAAATTCCTAG